A section of the Pseudomonas sp. Q1-7 genome encodes:
- a CDS encoding chemotaxis protein CheW yields the protein MSQAVTTQNSTASLTGLLLPLSDRTLLVPNVALAELIPYRAPQATPGLPAWLLGQVAWRDLRLPLLSFEAAAGGEVKVGSGARVAVLNALGGRPHVKFIALLLQGIPRSLKLEEDLPRANAPLAVLELDAVQLGTDVAKIPDLVALEQMLADAGLI from the coding sequence ATGAGCCAAGCCGTTACCACCCAGAACAGCACTGCCAGCCTTACCGGGCTGCTGCTGCCGTTGTCCGACCGTACCCTGCTGGTGCCCAACGTGGCCCTGGCCGAACTCATTCCCTACCGCGCGCCCCAGGCGACGCCCGGCCTGCCCGCCTGGCTGCTGGGGCAGGTGGCCTGGCGTGACCTGCGCCTGCCGCTGCTGTCTTTCGAAGCCGCCGCCGGCGGCGAGGTGAAAGTCGGCTCCGGGGCTCGGGTGGCGGTGCTCAACGCCCTGGGCGGCCGCCCCCATGTGAAGTTCATCGCCCTGCTGCTGCAGGGCATTCCCCGCTCGCTGAAGCTGGAGGAGGACCTGCCCCGCGCGAACGCGCCGTTGGCGGTACTCGAACTGGATGCGGTTCAACTGGGTACCGACGTGGCGAAGATTCCCGATCTGGTGGCTCTGGAACAGATGTTGGCGGATGCGGGCCTGATCTGA
- a CDS encoding 16S rRNA (uracil(1498)-N(3))-methyltransferase encodes MRLSRFFIDAPLSLGQHELPEAQAHYIGRVLRLASGDAVQLFDGSGQEFLGELVEVGKKAVRVDLRETFAGMAESPLRVHLGQGLSRGERMDWAIQKATELGVAEISPLVSERCEVRLKDERADKRLAHWRQVAISACEQCGRSVLPVIHPPVTLADWQRQVEADLKLVLHPVAEPLASHARPGRLAFLIGPEGGLSETEVDAAKAAGFHAARLGPRVLRTETAPVVALSVAQQLWGDF; translated from the coding sequence ATGCGCCTCTCCCGCTTCTTCATCGACGCCCCGCTCTCCCTTGGCCAGCACGAGTTGCCCGAAGCGCAGGCCCACTACATCGGCCGCGTGCTGCGCCTGGCCTCCGGCGACGCCGTGCAGTTGTTCGACGGCTCCGGCCAGGAGTTCCTCGGCGAGCTGGTGGAAGTGGGCAAGAAGGCGGTGCGGGTGGACCTGCGGGAAACCTTCGCCGGGATGGCCGAATCGCCGTTGCGGGTACACCTGGGCCAGGGCCTGTCGCGTGGCGAGCGCATGGACTGGGCGATCCAGAAGGCCACCGAGCTGGGCGTGGCGGAAATCAGCCCCCTCGTCAGCGAGCGCTGCGAGGTGCGCCTGAAGGACGAGCGCGCCGACAAGCGCCTGGCCCACTGGCGCCAGGTGGCCATCAGCGCCTGCGAGCAGTGCGGCCGCTCGGTGCTGCCGGTGATCCATCCGCCGGTGACCCTCGCCGACTGGCAACGCCAGGTCGAAGCGGACCTCAAGCTGGTGCTGCATCCGGTGGCGGAACCCCTGGCCAGCCACGCCCGACCGGGGCGCCTGGCCTTCCTCATCGGCCCCGAGGGCGGCCTCTCCGAAACGGAAGTGGACGCGGCCAAGGCCGCCGGCTTCCACGCTGCGAGGCTGGGCCCGCGGGTGTTGCGCACCGAAACCGCACCGGTGGTGGCGCTGAGTGTCGCGCAGCAGTTGTGGGGCGATTTTTAG
- a CDS encoding Hpt domain-containing protein gives MTDRHDYVALEWVKGEIAETLKQARQALEAFVENPQDPTRMRFCLTYIHQVQGTLQMVEFYGAALLAEEMERLAQALMEDRAANRGEALEVLMQAILQLPPYLDRIQSARRDLPMVLLPLLNDLRAARGENLLSETSLFAPDLSRVLPALSMDTLARMRTAELSVLLRKLRQMLQTALVGVIRNQDLAANLGYMARVFARLESLCQDAPLGPLWQIASGLVEGLANGSVVNGSSVRNLLRQVDKELKRLLEQGADGFNQAAPEELVKNLLFYVAKAPAQSPRIRALKERYRLDEALPDTSVVDEERARLAGPDRDAMRSVVTALCEELVRVKDSLDLFVRSDRSGVAELDALLPPLKQIADTLAVLGFGQPRKVILDQIDVIHGLSLGQREPSDAVLMDVAGALLYVEATLAGMVGPVEEGATEESHLPTTDVAQIHQLVIKEARNGLEQAKDAIIEFIASQWNHEHLARVPELLTQARGGLAMIPLPRAAALLGACNRYIQEQLLARKAVPNWQSLDTLADAITSVEYYLERLSEDHAAQGDLILDVAEESLATLGYPLQEKPSILDRVEEDETPAPLADPLQEIEVLAAEESELQQHLDPDDEPEAQMPENLAHEPATESPDRGVDAPPELPAAPETLAATSELLVSDDNWNLGEADAEPTVEHIDFSLDAPLELAVAPEAPAADSERPVPDENWSLGELSADPAPGLGASSEAGLALALEGETLPGLDLAELDSLPTETELPVAEEGELLDLSLDTPLEFDAGQPLPSFDLADLEELPAALPGDPSALDMPQETPDELPGLDFDELESLPAAEPLAELDVLSLEDLPAPLEWDEASLAELGLPEVELPEALPEEPVQAPAAERPLSLAEVMAAPVPAFNPPAREVPPSLLPPPADEEPVDDELQEVFIEEAGEVLETLGEQLPRWCADSTDRDALGEVRRAFHTLKGSGRMVRALVIGELSWSVENLLNRVLDRSIEADEPVRQVVQDVVDLLPALVEEYAAKAQRQRDDVDQLAAAAHALAKGQSLPKSDAPGSELAVEPAGEPHAPAVTESGDALDPQLLDIFRNEAELHLDTLAGFIKACDQELPQAINDDLQRALHTLKGSAHMAGILPIAEIATPLEKLAKEYKTNLLSIDLSEAELLRDALGLLRQGVAQLDNAPLASIPGTEALLERIRQLHQNRLDAANAARRDDKGESRDPQMISLFLAEGMDILLDAEDLLRRWREHPAERQELGALLEELDTLSRGAEMAELPQMEELCEALLDVYGAVDEGSLPVSERFFSEVEAAHEALIGMMDQVAAALEVTPQPERAQALRNLLQEVVDPVALALLEPGMPDLEIEELDAEGIDWPTGEDSPTLPEPADLDAQAALDADPLDEVPADLDEEMVSIFLEEAVDILDSAGKALERWLGEPDNNPALLALQRDLHTLKGGARMAEIRPIGDLAHELESLYEGLVDRRYSHSPRLAGLLQNSHDCLASLLEQLQARRALSDPLQLILDIRGFRQGGAQSLSAAVVRPQPELEEETADLDAPHAAANDAQVDEAQGESERYVEMPLAQLLDMRAAEEPTGYALPEPQAFDSEQDPELVEIFLEEGFDILDSAGTALQRWIEAPDNSLEVEALQRDLHTLKGGARMAEIGAIGDLAHELEFLYEGLCGGRLRASPALFSLLQACQDRLSEMLDAVRARRPLPDGQALIDAIQGWRANPGEQLSIPATVQLQPAAEDDLDSLAEAEILDIFLEEADDLLEAMEAAIGQWEEAREDGAPLDELLRVLHTLKGGARLAGQKRLGDLTHDLEEHLIEAQQQGAPWPDSLFLDVQSGYEGLQAELEELRQQLDQSLAEDLPPPSAPAEVPALAGPIIAASSQPQAVLEERVLPFVRRAQDAAQEAAARRAPQELVKVPAELLEGLVNLAGETSIFRGRVEQQVSDFSFTLSEMEATIERVRDQLRRLDTETQAQILSRYQAEAERAGYEDFDPLEMDRHSQLQQLSRALFESASDLLDLKETLAAKNRDAETLLLQQARVNTELQEGLMRTRMVPFDRLVPRLRRIVRQVASELDKQVEFVVGNAEGEMDRTVLERMVAPLEHMLRNAVDHGIESPELRRASGKPEPGTIRLNLGREGGDIVLTLADDGAGIKLEAVRRKAIERGMMDADSDLSDHEVLQFILEPGFSTADKVTQISGRGVGMDVVHSEVKQLGGSMSIDSTPGEGSRFLIRLPFTVSVNRALMVLSGEDLYAIPLNTIEGIVRVSPYELETYYQPDAPRFEYAGQNYELKYLGDLLGNGQQPKLVGQSLPLPVILVRSSEHAVAVQVDALVGSREIVVKSLGPQFAGVHGISGATILGDGRVVVILDLLATIRSRHAHLVQPQLRSASAHLLPAEADLERPPLVMVVDDSVTVRKVTSRLLERNGMNVLTAKDGVDAIALLQEQRPDIMLLDIEMPRMDGFEVATLVRHDERLKDLPIIMITSRTGEKHRERAMSIGVNDYLGKPYQESLLLETIQHLVKRT, from the coding sequence ATGACTGATCGGCACGACTACGTCGCCCTCGAGTGGGTCAAGGGCGAGATCGCGGAAACCCTGAAGCAGGCGCGGCAGGCCCTGGAGGCCTTCGTCGAAAACCCGCAGGACCCGACACGGATGCGCTTCTGCCTGACCTATATCCACCAGGTCCAGGGCACGCTGCAGATGGTCGAGTTCTACGGCGCGGCCCTGCTCGCCGAGGAAATGGAGCGCCTGGCCCAGGCCCTGATGGAAGACCGCGCGGCCAACCGGGGCGAGGCCCTGGAAGTGCTGATGCAGGCCATCCTGCAACTGCCGCCCTATCTGGACCGCATCCAGAGTGCGCGCCGCGACCTGCCGATGGTCCTGCTACCGCTGCTCAACGACCTGCGCGCTGCCCGTGGCGAGAACCTGCTGTCGGAAACCAGCCTGTTCGCCCCGGACCTCTCTCGCGTGCTGCCAGCCCTGTCCATGGACACCCTGGCGCGGATGCGTACCGCCGAGCTGTCGGTGCTGCTGCGCAAGCTGCGGCAGATGCTGCAGACGGCCCTGGTGGGCGTGATCCGCAACCAGGACCTGGCCGCCAACCTCGGTTACATGGCACGGGTCTTCGCCCGCCTCGAATCCCTCTGCCAGGATGCGCCGCTCGGCCCGCTCTGGCAGATCGCCTCCGGCCTGGTGGAAGGCCTGGCCAACGGCTCGGTGGTCAACGGCTCCTCGGTGCGCAACCTGCTGCGCCAGGTGGACAAGGAGCTCAAGCGCCTGCTGGAGCAGGGGGCCGATGGTTTCAACCAGGCGGCGCCGGAAGAGCTGGTGAAGAACCTGCTGTTCTACGTCGCCAAGGCGCCGGCCCAGTCACCGCGCATCCGTGCCCTGAAGGAGCGCTACCGCCTCGACGAAGCCCTGCCGGATACCTCCGTGGTCGACGAAGAGCGCGCCCGCCTCGCCGGCCCCGACCGCGATGCCATGCGCTCGGTGGTGACCGCCCTCTGCGAGGAACTGGTGCGGGTCAAGGACAGCCTCGACCTGTTCGTGCGCAGCGATCGCAGCGGCGTGGCTGAGTTGGACGCCCTGTTGCCGCCGCTCAAGCAGATCGCCGACACCCTGGCGGTGCTCGGTTTCGGCCAGCCGCGCAAGGTCATCCTCGACCAGATCGACGTGATTCACGGCCTGTCCCTCGGCCAGCGCGAACCCAGCGATGCGGTGCTGATGGATGTCGCCGGTGCGCTGCTCTACGTCGAAGCCACCCTGGCCGGCATGGTCGGCCCGGTGGAAGAAGGTGCTACCGAAGAGAGTCACCTGCCCACCACCGATGTGGCACAGATCCACCAGTTGGTGATCAAGGAGGCGCGCAACGGCCTGGAACAGGCCAAGGACGCCATCATCGAGTTCATCGCCTCGCAGTGGAATCACGAACACCTGGCCCGTGTGCCGGAGCTGCTGACCCAGGCCCGGGGTGGTCTGGCGATGATCCCCCTGCCGCGCGCCGCTGCCCTGCTGGGCGCCTGCAACCGCTATATCCAGGAGCAACTGCTGGCGCGCAAGGCCGTGCCCAACTGGCAGAGCCTGGATACCCTCGCCGATGCCATCACCAGCGTCGAGTACTACCTCGAACGCCTGTCCGAAGACCATGCCGCCCAGGGCGACCTGATCCTCGACGTGGCCGAGGAAAGTTTGGCCACCCTGGGTTATCCGCTTCAGGAGAAGCCCTCCATCCTCGATCGTGTGGAGGAGGACGAGACCCCCGCGCCCCTGGCCGATCCGTTGCAGGAAATCGAAGTGCTGGCTGCCGAAGAGTCGGAGCTGCAGCAGCATCTGGACCCGGACGATGAACCGGAAGCGCAGATGCCCGAGAACCTGGCCCACGAGCCGGCTACCGAAAGCCCCGATCGTGGTGTGGACGCTCCGCCGGAACTGCCCGCAGCGCCCGAGACGCTGGCTGCCACCAGCGAACTGCTGGTTTCCGACGACAACTGGAACCTGGGCGAGGCTGACGCCGAGCCGACTGTCGAACACATCGACTTCAGCCTGGACGCGCCGCTGGAGCTTGCCGTAGCGCCCGAGGCGCCGGCTGCCGATAGCGAACGGCCGGTCCCCGACGAGAACTGGAGCCTGGGCGAGTTGAGTGCCGACCCGGCGCCCGGCCTTGGTGCGTCGTCCGAAGCCGGCCTGGCCCTGGCGCTGGAGGGCGAGACTCTGCCCGGCCTCGACCTGGCTGAGCTGGACAGCCTGCCGACTGAAACCGAACTGCCGGTGGCGGAGGAGGGCGAATTGCTCGACCTCAGCCTCGACACGCCTTTGGAGTTCGACGCAGGCCAGCCCCTGCCCAGCTTCGACCTGGCCGACCTGGAGGAGCTGCCCGCAGCCTTGCCGGGTGACCCGTCCGCCCTCGACATGCCGCAGGAAACCCCTGACGAGCTGCCGGGGCTCGATTTCGACGAACTGGAAAGCCTCCCGGCCGCCGAACCGCTGGCCGAACTGGACGTGCTGAGCCTGGAAGACCTGCCGGCGCCCCTGGAGTGGGACGAAGCCTCCCTCGCCGAACTCGGTCTGCCGGAGGTGGAACTGCCGGAAGCGCTGCCGGAGGAGCCCGTGCAGGCGCCCGCCGCCGAGCGGCCGCTGTCCCTGGCCGAAGTCATGGCGGCGCCGGTACCGGCGTTCAACCCGCCGGCCCGTGAGGTGCCGCCAAGCCTGCTACCGCCTCCCGCCGACGAGGAGCCGGTGGACGACGAACTGCAGGAAGTCTTCATCGAAGAGGCCGGTGAGGTGCTGGAAACCCTGGGCGAACAACTGCCGCGCTGGTGCGCTGACAGCACCGATCGCGATGCCCTGGGCGAAGTGCGGCGTGCTTTCCACACCCTCAAGGGCAGCGGTCGCATGGTGCGCGCGCTGGTTATCGGCGAGCTGTCCTGGTCGGTGGAAAACCTGCTCAACCGCGTGCTGGATCGCAGCATCGAGGCCGATGAGCCGGTGCGGCAAGTCGTCCAGGATGTGGTCGATCTGCTGCCGGCACTGGTCGAGGAATACGCCGCCAAGGCCCAGCGTCAGCGTGACGACGTCGACCAACTGGCCGCCGCCGCCCACGCCCTGGCCAAGGGGCAGAGCCTCCCAAAATCTGACGCCCCGGGTTCAGAGCTGGCTGTCGAGCCCGCGGGCGAGCCGCACGCTCCGGCGGTCACCGAGTCCGGCGATGCGCTGGACCCGCAATTGCTGGACATTTTCCGCAACGAGGCCGAGCTGCACCTGGACACCCTTGCCGGCTTCATCAAAGCCTGCGACCAGGAGCTGCCCCAGGCGATCAACGACGACCTCCAGCGTGCCCTGCACACCCTCAAGGGCAGCGCGCACATGGCCGGCATCCTGCCGATCGCCGAGATCGCCACGCCCCTGGAGAAGCTGGCCAAGGAATACAAGACCAACCTGCTCAGCATCGACCTCTCCGAGGCCGAACTGCTGCGGGATGCGCTGGGCCTGCTGCGCCAGGGCGTGGCCCAGCTGGACAATGCACCGCTGGCGTCGATTCCCGGCACCGAGGCGCTGCTGGAGCGCATCCGCCAGTTGCACCAGAACCGCCTGGACGCTGCCAACGCCGCCCGGCGCGACGACAAGGGCGAGAGTCGCGATCCGCAGATGATCTCCCTGTTCCTCGCCGAAGGCATGGACATCCTGCTGGACGCCGAGGATTTGCTGCGCCGCTGGCGCGAGCATCCGGCCGAGCGCCAGGAACTGGGCGCCTTGCTGGAGGAGCTGGATACCCTCAGCCGGGGCGCCGAGATGGCCGAGCTGCCGCAGATGGAGGAACTCTGCGAAGCCCTGCTGGACGTCTATGGCGCCGTCGACGAAGGCAGCCTGCCGGTCAGCGAGCGCTTCTTCAGCGAGGTCGAGGCCGCGCACGAGGCGCTGATCGGCATGATGGACCAGGTGGCCGCCGCGCTGGAAGTCACGCCCCAGCCCGAACGCGCCCAGGCCCTGCGCAATCTGCTGCAGGAGGTGGTGGACCCGGTGGCCCTGGCGCTGCTGGAACCCGGCATGCCCGACCTGGAGATCGAAGAGCTGGACGCGGAAGGCATCGACTGGCCGACCGGCGAAGACAGCCCGACCTTGCCGGAACCGGCCGACCTCGACGCGCAGGCGGCGCTCGATGCCGACCCGCTGGATGAAGTGCCGGCCGACCTGGATGAGGAAATGGTGTCCATCTTCCTCGAAGAGGCGGTAGACATCCTCGACAGCGCCGGCAAGGCCCTGGAGCGCTGGCTCGGCGAACCGGACAACAATCCGGCGCTGCTGGCCCTGCAGCGGGACCTGCATACCCTCAAGGGCGGTGCGCGGATGGCCGAGATCCGTCCCATCGGCGACCTCGCCCACGAACTGGAGTCCCTGTACGAAGGCCTGGTGGATCGTCGCTATAGCCATTCGCCGCGCCTGGCCGGCCTGCTGCAGAACAGCCATGACTGCCTCGCCTCGCTGCTGGAGCAGTTGCAGGCACGCCGGGCCCTGTCCGATCCGCTGCAGCTGATCCTGGACATTCGCGGCTTCCGCCAGGGCGGTGCGCAGAGCCTGTCCGCGGCGGTCGTGCGGCCGCAGCCCGAACTGGAAGAAGAAACCGCCGACCTCGACGCGCCGCATGCCGCCGCCAACGACGCGCAGGTGGATGAGGCCCAGGGCGAGTCGGAACGCTACGTCGAGATGCCCCTGGCCCAGTTGCTCGACATGCGAGCCGCCGAAGAGCCGACCGGTTACGCCTTGCCCGAACCGCAGGCATTCGATAGCGAGCAGGACCCGGAGCTGGTGGAAATCTTCCTCGAGGAGGGTTTCGACATTCTCGACAGCGCCGGCACGGCCCTGCAGCGCTGGATCGAGGCCCCGGACAACAGCCTCGAAGTCGAAGCCCTGCAACGAGACCTGCATACCCTCAAGGGCGGTGCGCGGATGGCCGAGATAGGCGCCATCGGCGACCTCGCCCATGAACTGGAATTCCTCTATGAAGGCCTCTGTGGCGGCCGACTGCGCGCCAGTCCGGCGCTGTTCAGCCTGCTCCAGGCCTGCCAGGACCGTCTCAGCGAAATGCTCGACGCGGTGCGCGCGCGCCGCCCATTGCCGGACGGCCAGGCGCTGATCGACGCCATCCAGGGCTGGCGCGCCAACCCCGGCGAGCAACTGAGCATCCCCGCCACCGTGCAACTGCAGCCGGCGGCGGAGGACGACCTGGATAGCCTGGCCGAGGCGGAGATCCTCGATATCTTCCTGGAGGAGGCCGACGACCTGCTGGAGGCCATGGAAGCCGCCATCGGCCAGTGGGAAGAGGCCCGCGAGGACGGCGCCCCCCTGGATGAACTGCTGCGTGTGCTGCACACCCTCAAGGGTGGCGCGCGGCTGGCCGGGCAGAAGCGCCTGGGCGATCTCACCCATGACCTGGAAGAACACCTGATCGAGGCCCAGCAACAGGGTGCGCCCTGGCCGGACAGCCTGTTCCTCGATGTGCAGTCCGGCTACGAGGGCCTGCAGGCCGAGCTGGAGGAGCTGCGTCAGCAGCTGGACCAGAGCCTGGCCGAGGACCTGCCGCCGCCGTCGGCACCGGCGGAGGTACCGGCGCTGGCCGGTCCGATCATTGCCGCCAGTTCGCAGCCCCAGGCCGTCCTCGAAGAGCGCGTGCTGCCTTTCGTCCGCCGGGCCCAGGACGCGGCCCAGGAGGCCGCCGCCCGCCGCGCGCCTCAGGAATTGGTGAAAGTGCCGGCCGAGCTGCTGGAGGGCCTGGTCAACCTGGCCGGCGAAACCTCCATCTTCCGGGGCCGCGTGGAGCAGCAGGTCAGTGACTTCAGCTTCACCCTGAGCGAAATGGAAGCGACCATCGAGCGGGTGCGTGACCAACTGCGCCGTCTCGACACCGAGACCCAGGCGCAGATCCTCAGCCGCTACCAGGCCGAGGCCGAACGGGCCGGCTACGAGGATTTCGATCCGCTGGAAATGGACCGACACTCGCAGTTGCAGCAGCTCTCGCGGGCACTGTTCGAGTCCGCGTCCGACCTGCTCGACCTCAAGGAAACCCTGGCGGCGAAGAACCGCGATGCCGAGACCCTGCTGTTGCAACAGGCGCGGGTGAACACCGAGCTGCAGGAAGGCCTGATGCGCACCCGCATGGTGCCCTTCGACCGCCTGGTGCCGCGCCTGCGCCGGATCGTCCGGCAGGTGGCCAGCGAACTGGACAAGCAGGTGGAGTTCGTCGTCGGCAACGCCGAGGGCGAAATGGACCGTACCGTGCTGGAACGCATGGTCGCGCCGCTGGAACACATGCTGCGCAACGCCGTCGACCACGGTATCGAAAGCCCCGAGCTGCGCCGTGCCTCGGGCAAGCCAGAGCCCGGCACCATCCGCCTGAACCTGGGTCGCGAGGGGGGCGACATCGTCCTGACCCTGGCCGACGACGGTGCCGGCATCAAGCTCGAGGCGGTACGCCGCAAGGCCATCGAGCGCGGCATGATGGACGCCGATTCCGACCTGTCGGACCACGAGGTGCTGCAGTTCATTCTCGAACCGGGCTTCTCCACCGCCGACAAGGTCACGCAGATCTCCGGCCGTGGCGTCGGCATGGACGTGGTGCACTCCGAGGTGAAGCAGCTCGGCGGCAGCATGAGCATCGATTCCACGCCGGGCGAGGGCAGCCGCTTCCTCATCCGCCTGCCGTTCACCGTCTCGGTGAACCGTGCGCTGATGGTGCTCTCCGGTGAGGACCTCTACGCCATTCCGCTGAACACCATCGAAGGCATCGTGCGGGTCTCCCCTTACGAGCTGGAGACCTATTACCAGCCGGATGCGCCGCGCTTCGAGTATGCCGGGCAGAACTACGAGCTGAAGTACCTCGGCGACCTGCTCGGCAACGGCCAGCAGCCCAAGCTGGTGGGCCAGAGTCTGCCGCTGCCGGTGATCCTGGTGCGTTCCAGCGAGCACGCGGTGGCGGTGCAGGTGGACGCCCTGGTGGGCTCCCGCGAGATCGTGGTGAAGAGCCTCGGCCCGCAGTTCGCCGGCGTTCACGGGATCTCCGGCGCCACTATCCTCGGCGACGGTCGCGTGGTGGTGATCCTCGACCTGCTGGCGACCATCCGCTCGCGCCACGCGCACCTGGTGCAGCCGCAACTGCGCTCGGCCAGCGCCCACCTGCTGCCGGCGGAAGCGGACCTGGAGCGTCCGCCGCTGGTGATGGTGGTGGACGACTCGGTGACCGTGCGCAAAGTCACCAGCCGCCTGCTGGAGCGCAACGGCATGAACGTGCTCACGGCCAAGGACGGGGTGGACGCCATCGCCCTGCTGCAGGAGCAGCGACCGGACATCATGCTGCTCGACATCGAGATGCCGCGCATGGACGGCTTCGAGGTGGCGACCCTGGTCCGCCACGACGAGCGCCTGAAGGACCTGCCGATCATCATGATCACCTCGCGTACCGGCGAGAAGCACCGCGAGCGTGCCATGTCCATCGGCGTCAATGACTACCTGGGCAAGCCTTACCAGGAGTCCCTGCTGCTCGAAACCATTCAGCATCTGGTCAAACGGACATGA
- a CDS encoding chemotaxis protein CheB, whose amino-acid sequence MTEKTSARIAVLADTSLQRHVLQQALTGNGYQVVLNSDPARLDEQALSACETDLWLVDLALSEDSPLVDNLLERASAPVLFGEGHAPERHSEHYPRWERRLFGKLKKLVGDPAVAVGPSLEILLAEAQRPARLELPKALADTPLQAGEPARQVWLLAASLGGPAAVKAFLDALPGGLPVGFLYAQHIDPGFEAALPQAVGRHSQWHVNQARHGDAVRCGEVVVVPIGRELNFTDDDHMQVVDRPWPEPYSPSIDQAMLNLAQRFGAQCGVIAFSGMGSDGSAAAAYLRRQGGLIWTQSAESCACSSMPDSLREGGYSSFSGDPRELAAKLVEHLAAQTLAQEFK is encoded by the coding sequence ATGACAGAGAAGACTTCTGCACGCATCGCCGTGCTTGCCGACACCTCGCTGCAGCGCCATGTGCTGCAGCAGGCGCTGACCGGCAACGGTTACCAGGTGGTGCTCAACAGCGACCCCGCCCGCCTCGACGAACAGGCCCTGAGCGCCTGTGAGACCGACCTCTGGCTGGTGGACCTGGCGCTTTCCGAGGATTCGCCCCTGGTGGACAACCTGCTGGAGCGCGCCAGCGCGCCGGTGTTGTTCGGCGAAGGCCATGCTCCCGAGCGCCATTCCGAGCACTACCCGCGCTGGGAGCGGCGCCTGTTCGGCAAGCTGAAGAAGCTGGTCGGTGACCCGGCGGTGGCGGTGGGACCGAGTCTGGAAATCCTGCTGGCCGAGGCCCAGCGCCCGGCGCGCCTGGAGCTGCCCAAGGCCCTGGCCGACACGCCGCTGCAAGCCGGTGAGCCGGCGCGCCAGGTATGGCTGCTGGCGGCTTCCCTGGGCGGCCCTGCGGCGGTCAAGGCCTTCCTCGACGCGCTACCCGGCGGCCTGCCGGTCGGGTTCCTCTACGCCCAGCACATCGATCCCGGCTTCGAGGCCGCGTTGCCGCAGGCAGTCGGGCGCCATAGCCAGTGGCACGTCAACCAGGCCCGTCACGGTGACGCCGTGCGCTGCGGCGAGGTGGTGGTGGTGCCCATCGGTCGCGAACTGAATTTTACCGATGACGACCACATGCAGGTGGTCGACCGGCCCTGGCCGGAACCCTACAGCCCGTCCATCGACCAGGCCATGCTCAACCTCGCCCAGCGCTTCGGCGCCCAGTGCGGCGTGATCGCCTTCAGCGGCATGGGCAGCGACGGCAGTGCCGCGGCCGCCTACCTGCGCCGTCAGGGCGGCCTGATCTGGACCCAGAGCGCGGAGAGTTGTGCCTGTTCGAGCATGCCCGACAGCCTGCGCGAAGGCGGCTACAGCAGCTTCAGTGGCGACCCGCGCGAGCTGGCGGCGAAACTGGTCGAACATCTGGCCGCGCAGACCCTTGCCCAGGAATTCAAATGA